DNA sequence from the Teretinema zuelzerae genome:
AGATCATGCTGGGCGCGCAGCTGGTTGACGAATCTCGTGCCATGAAAAAAAGCTCCTCTCATGGCCCCGTTGTTTAAAAGAAAAATCGACATCCCGTCGGGCGTCAAACCCTGGAGATGCGTGTTTAAAACCGTATCTGTCAGCGGAACTCGTATCATAAATCAGAAGTATATAGAGAAGATACGCTGGACGCAATATGCAAAAAGGAATACACTCGGCTGAATATTATGACAACCGAAACAAATAAAAGAACCCTCGCGAAAACCGGATCGACGATGGACCGGGCCGCCCTTCCGCTGGTAACGCTTGCTATACCGATCGTATTCGAATCATTTTTCCGCATTCTGGTGTCTTCAATAGATACCATCATGTTAAGCTCCTATTCCCAGCATGCTGTTGCGGGAGTGGGTCTGGTATCGCAGTACATCTTCTTCCTGCAAATTCTGTTCAATATGATCTGCATCGGAACCAGCATCGTGCTCGCCCAGTATCTGGGAGGAAAACGCATCGACGAATGCAAACAGGTAGCCCAGGCAAGCGCCGTCATGGTGACGGGCGTCGGACTCTTCCTCACCACCGCCGTCATACTCGGCACCCCCACCCTTCTGTCGTTCTATGAAATCGAACCGCAGGTGCGATCCTTCGCCGCGACGTATTTCGTCATTTTCGGCGGATTCGGAGCCCTGTTCACTGCCTTCAACATGCTGCAGGGAACAATTCTCAGATCCTACGGCTATACCCGGGAGGCGATGTACGTCTCCTTCGCCGCGAATATCATTAACGTCGTTGGTAATTCCATCTCGTTGTACGGCTTTTTCGGCCTTCCCGTTTTCGGGGTCACCGGCGTCGCGATCTCGTCGCTGATTTCTCAGATCGCGGCATGCGGAATTCTCGCCGCCATCATCGCGAAGAAGAAGGACGTCCAGTTTCCGCTGAAGGGATGGAGCAAGGTTCCGCAGACGATTTACCGTAAAATACTCTCCATCGGAGTTCCGACCGCGGGAGAAAACCTGGCCTACAACGTCGCTCAAATAGTCATCATGGCGATGATTTCCACGCTGGGAACCTGGGCAATGTCCGCCCAGGTGTATACGCAAACCATCGTCCGCTTCGTCTTCGTCGCGGCAATGTCCATTGGAAACGCAGTCCAGATAAAAACCGGTTATTTCGTGGGAGCGAAGGAACCGGAAAAAGCCTACAGACGGCTGTACCGATACGTCGGCTTCGGAATACTCGTATCCCTTGCCATGATCACCGTCATCAATCTGTTTAAAATACAGATCATCGGACTTTTTACAGACGAGCCGGAAATCATCCGCATTACCGCCCAGGTGCTTCTTGTCGCGGTGTATGTAGAGTTCGGCCGAGCGATCAATCTGATCACCATACCCGGGCTCAAAGGAGCCGGAGACGTCAAGTTCCCGGTTTTCATCGGCATGCTGTGCATGTGGGGAATCGGAGTTCTGTGGGCGTGGATTCTGGGAATCCGATTGGGAATGGGCCTGCCCGGAATATGGATTGCCGTCGGTTCGGATGAGACGATCAGAGGCTTTATCATGCTGGCGAGATGGAAAAGCAAGCGGTGGATGACGAAGGCCATTTCCTGACAAAAAAGATTCATTTCCCTTGACGCTTGACAGTGCGCGTGCTACAGTTATCGCAT
Encoded proteins:
- a CDS encoding MATE family efflux transporter, with product MTTETNKRTLAKTGSTMDRAALPLVTLAIPIVFESFFRILVSSIDTIMLSSYSQHAVAGVGLVSQYIFFLQILFNMICIGTSIVLAQYLGGKRIDECKQVAQASAVMVTGVGLFLTTAVILGTPTLLSFYEIEPQVRSFAATYFVIFGGFGALFTAFNMLQGTILRSYGYTREAMYVSFAANIINVVGNSISLYGFFGLPVFGVTGVAISSLISQIAACGILAAIIAKKKDVQFPLKGWSKVPQTIYRKILSIGVPTAGENLAYNVAQIVIMAMISTLGTWAMSAQVYTQTIVRFVFVAAMSIGNAVQIKTGYFVGAKEPEKAYRRLYRYVGFGILVSLAMITVINLFKIQIIGLFTDEPEIIRITAQVLLVAVYVEFGRAINLITIPGLKGAGDVKFPVFIGMLCMWGIGVLWAWILGIRLGMGLPGIWIAVGSDETIRGFIMLARWKSKRWMTKAIS